AACGGCTCGCCGTGCGGGTCGACCGGCTCCAGGTTGTAGCGCTTGAGGGTATCGTGGAACATCTTGAGGGTCAGCTCGATCCCTTCACGCATCGGCTTGATCGCCTCGTCGTCCGGGCTCGACATCTCCAGCGCGCGCTCGAGGGTATCGACAATCGGCAGCAGGTCGCCGGAGAACTTCTCCAGAGCGAACTTGTGTGCCTTCTCCACATCCTGCTCGGCACGGCGGCGGACGTTCTGCAATTCAGCGACAGCACGCAGGCTCTGATCCTTCGCCGCGGCAACCTGTTCTTCCAGCTCCAGCACGCGGGCGTTCAGGTCCTCGGCAGCGCCGGTATCCGGCTGCTCGTTGAACTGGGAATCCTGAGTCTGTTGTTCGTCAGACATGCCTCTCTCCTAAAAAGAAAATAAGCCTTTGAAAACAAAGCGAACCCCAAGGTCCGCGGCTCTGCCGTCTATATGGGGCGCGAT
The Pseudomonas triclosanedens DNA segment above includes these coding regions:
- the grpE gene encoding nucleotide exchange factor GrpE produces the protein MSDEQQTQDSQFNEQPDTGAAEDLNARVLELEEQVAAAKDQSLRAVAELQNVRRRAEQDVEKAHKFALEKFSGDLLPIVDTLERALEMSSPDDEAIKPMREGIELTLKMFHDTLKRYNLEPVDPHGEPFNPEHHQAMAMEECVHLEPGSVVKVFQKGYLLNGRLLRPAMVVVSKAPEQTPPSIDEKA